A genomic segment from Sphingomonas astaxanthinifaciens DSM 22298 encodes:
- the rnhA gene encoding ribonuclease HI, producing MFTDGACKGNPGPGGWGVLIRMGAREKELSGGESPTTNNRMELMAAIEGLNALTRPCHVILSTDSMYVRDGITKWVHNWRRNGWRTSDKKPVKNAELWQALCQAAERHRIDWKWVKGHAGHAENERADQLACAAADALRS from the coding sequence ATGTTCACCGACGGCGCCTGCAAGGGCAATCCGGGCCCGGGCGGCTGGGGCGTGCTGATCCGCATGGGCGCGCGCGAGAAGGAATTGTCGGGCGGCGAGAGCCCGACGACCAACAACCGGATGGAGCTGATGGCGGCGATCGAAGGGCTGAACGCCCTCACCCGCCCGTGCCACGTCATCCTCTCGACTGACAGCATGTACGTCCGCGATGGCATCACCAAGTGGGTCCACAACTGGCGCCGCAACGGCTGGCGGACGAGCGACAAGAAGCCGGTCAAGAATGCCGAGCTGTGGCAGGCCCTCTGCCAGGCGGCCGAGCGGCACCGGATCGACTGGAAATGGGTCAAGGGCCACGCCGGCCACGCCGAGAACGAACGGGCCGACCAGCTCGCCTGCGCGGCGGCCGACGCGCTGCGAAGCTAG
- a CDS encoding NAD(P)/FAD-dependent oxidoreductase: protein MHDTEVLIVGAGIAGASLAAALASRRSVTLVEAEAQPGYHSTGRSAAFWHEGYGGPLVAPLTRASRPLLEAGGYLDPRGAIHLARPGEEIALVEGVAVRPLSRAELEERLPGLAPSWTHGALEEGLADIDVARLHADALATARRAGARVRTSAAFAAATRLAAGGWSVRLADGTAITAGLIVDAAGAWGDDVAANCGIAPLGLAPKRRTMVQLRLGRTGLRRLPLVVGADGSFYFKGEGDRTIWLSPHDEIDSAPCDAAPEELDVAIAIDRFQHVVDWPIEKVERRWAGLRTFTPDRVPAIGVDPAEPGFFWCVGQGGFGIQTAPAAAQLGAALILGDSDLPAGVEPGTYDPARFR from the coding sequence ATGCATGATACCGAGGTCCTGATCGTCGGCGCTGGAATTGCCGGGGCGAGCCTCGCCGCGGCGCTGGCGTCACGGCGCTCGGTCACCTTGGTCGAGGCCGAGGCCCAGCCCGGCTATCACTCGACCGGCCGCTCGGCAGCTTTCTGGCACGAGGGCTATGGCGGCCCGCTGGTCGCCCCGCTCACCCGCGCCAGCCGGCCGCTGCTCGAGGCTGGCGGCTATCTCGACCCGCGTGGCGCGATCCATCTCGCCCGCCCCGGCGAGGAAATCGCGCTGGTCGAGGGCGTCGCCGTTCGTCCGCTGTCCCGCGCCGAACTCGAGGAACGGCTGCCCGGCCTAGCACCGTCATGGACCCACGGCGCACTGGAGGAGGGACTCGCCGACATCGATGTCGCCCGGCTCCACGCCGATGCGCTCGCCACCGCCCGCCGGGCCGGCGCCCGCGTCCGGACTTCGGCCGCCTTTGCCGCTGCGACCCGGCTGGCCGCGGGAGGCTGGTCGGTCCGGCTCGCCGACGGGACTGCCATCACGGCCGGCCTCATCGTCGATGCGGCGGGGGCCTGGGGCGATGACGTCGCGGCGAACTGCGGGATCGCCCCGCTCGGCCTTGCGCCAAAGCGCCGGACCATGGTCCAGCTGCGCCTTGGACGCACAGGCCTCAGGCGCCTGCCGCTGGTCGTCGGCGCCGACGGCAGCTTCTATTTCAAGGGCGAGGGCGACCGGACGATTTGGCTAAGCCCGCATGACGAGATCGACAGCGCGCCCTGCGACGCCGCCCCTGAGGAGCTCGACGTCGCAATCGCCATCGACCGCTTCCAGCACGTCGTCGACTGGCCGATCGAAAAGGTCGAGCGGCGCTGGGCGGGACTGCGCACCTTCACCCCCGACCGGGTCCCCGCCATCGGCGTCGACCCCGCCGAGCCCGGCTTCTTCTGGTGCGTCGGACAGGGCGGCTTCGGAATCCAGACCGCGCCCGCCGCCGCGCAGCTCGGCGCGGCGCTGATCCTTGGCGACAGCGACCTTCCCGCCGGGGTCGAGCCCGGCACCTACGACCCGGCGCGCTTCCGCTAG
- the cpaB gene encoding Flp pilus assembly protein CpaB encodes MDVKKIALLVGALLVAAVTAVMAKNMFTGASAPEAQAAAVPMGPKILVAKKPLPVGTIVDAESFTFQPWPAELMQQAYYSEGAPDADAGKLIGMVVRNAITAGQPLTRGSLVGPQDRGFLAAALSPGMRAVTVPVNDNSGVAGFVFPGDRVDMVLTQTVTGGGDGPALKVSETIIRNLRVLATEQRTDSKGEDGKPVVKTYSNVTLEVTPKIAEKVAVAQSLGQLSLALRSLADNGADLERLVASGQVKVPAGTNPADERKMLLAVANQPIDTAPTFATGGDVSRFQRRTVPAKQSDRAAEALGAIGKMTGEMIRAAQGGAPAAQGAAAAPSGPVVRVARGNNVSFVPVGAR; translated from the coding sequence ATGGATGTGAAGAAGATCGCGCTTCTGGTGGGAGCGTTGCTGGTTGCGGCGGTGACGGCCGTCATGGCCAAGAATATGTTCACCGGCGCTTCCGCGCCCGAGGCGCAGGCTGCGGCCGTGCCGATGGGCCCGAAGATCCTGGTGGCGAAGAAGCCGCTCCCGGTCGGGACGATCGTGGATGCGGAGAGCTTCACCTTCCAGCCCTGGCCAGCCGAGCTCATGCAGCAGGCCTATTACAGCGAAGGCGCGCCCGATGCGGACGCCGGCAAGCTGATCGGCATGGTGGTTCGCAATGCGATCACCGCCGGCCAGCCGCTGACCCGCGGCTCGCTCGTCGGTCCGCAGGATCGCGGCTTCCTCGCTGCGGCGCTCAGCCCCGGCATGCGCGCCGTCACGGTGCCCGTGAACGACAACAGCGGCGTCGCCGGCTTCGTCTTCCCGGGTGACCGCGTCGACATGGTCCTGACCCAGACGGTCACGGGCGGCGGCGACGGTCCGGCGCTCAAGGTGTCCGAGACGATCATCCGCAACCTGCGGGTGCTCGCCACCGAGCAGCGCACCGACAGCAAGGGCGAGGACGGCAAGCCCGTCGTCAAGACCTACTCCAACGTCACCCTCGAGGTGACGCCCAAGATCGCCGAGAAGGTCGCCGTGGCGCAGAGCCTGGGCCAGCTGAGCCTCGCGCTCCGCAGCCTGGCCGACAATGGCGCCGATCTCGAGCGGCTGGTCGCCAGCGGCCAGGTCAAAGTGCCCGCCGGCACCAACCCCGCCGACGAGCGCAAGATGCTGCTGGCGGTCGCCAACCAGCCGATCGACACCGCTCCGACCTTTGCCACCGGCGGCGACGTGTCGCGCTTCCAGCGCCGCACCGTGCCCGCCAAGCAGTCGGACCGTGCCGCCGAGGCACTCGGCGCCATCGGCAAGATGACCGGCGAGATGATCCGCGCCGCCCAGGGTGGCGCTCCCGCCGCCCAGGGTGCGGCTGCCGCTCCTTCGGGTCCGGTGGTCCGGGTTGCTCGCGGCAACAACGTCAGCTTCGTTCCTGTGGGGGCTCGCTAA
- a CDS encoding type II and III secretion system protein family protein: MSNVSRRTGGLASAFAALALGASALSLAASPAAAQPMAARPSETLNLSVNTGTMVRLSAPMSDLFVANDQIADVQVRSSNQLYIFGKGRGETTVYATDKSGRVVYAANVRVGNNISSVDEMLRAAMPEAAIQATPMNNLVLLTGTVASPDDAAEAQRLVQAYVGDGTQVISRLRSAVPLQVNLKVRIAEVNRSALKQIGVNLFSRDSTSGFKFGVNQGSGAAITPGGTFSVAGGTAGGLTLGGAGKLLGLDLIGTLDLLATDGLSSTLAEPNLTALSGETASFLAGGEFPIPISQGVGGAITVEYKQYGVGLAFTPIVLADGRISMRVRPEVSELSTEGALKLNGYDVPALTTRRAETTVELGSGQSFMIGGLLRATASNTISKAPFLGDLPILGALFRSTGFRKSETELVIVVTPYLVKPVNGQLATPVDGYRVPRDGTAALEGQIYSGVSGPRPVAVQARPGMAVSTAGAAAATAAPAPAPAPAPGFKL; this comes from the coding sequence ATGAGCAACGTTTCTCGCCGCACCGGTGGCCTGGCTTCGGCCTTCGCCGCTCTGGCCCTTGGCGCCTCGGCGCTGAGCCTCGCCGCCAGCCCCGCCGCCGCGCAGCCCATGGCTGCCCGCCCGTCGGAGACCCTCAACCTGTCGGTCAACACCGGCACCATGGTCCGCCTGTCGGCCCCGATGTCCGACCTGTTCGTCGCCAACGACCAGATCGCCGATGTCCAGGTCCGCTCGTCGAACCAGCTCTACATCTTCGGCAAGGGCCGGGGCGAGACGACCGTCTATGCGACCGACAAGTCGGGCCGCGTCGTCTATGCCGCCAACGTCCGGGTCGGGAACAACATCAGCTCGGTCGACGAGATGCTCCGCGCGGCGATGCCCGAGGCGGCGATCCAGGCGACGCCGATGAACAATCTCGTGCTGCTGACCGGCACCGTGGCTTCGCCCGACGACGCCGCCGAAGCCCAGCGACTGGTCCAGGCCTATGTCGGCGACGGCACCCAGGTCATCAGCCGCCTGCGCTCGGCCGTGCCGCTGCAGGTCAACCTCAAGGTCCGCATCGCCGAGGTCAATCGCTCGGCGCTCAAGCAGATCGGGGTCAATCTGTTCAGCCGCGACTCGACCAGCGGGTTCAAGTTCGGCGTGAACCAGGGCAGCGGTGCCGCCATCACCCCCGGTGGGACCTTCAGCGTGGCGGGTGGTACCGCCGGCGGACTGACCCTGGGCGGCGCCGGCAAGCTTCTCGGCCTCGACCTCATCGGCACGCTCGACCTGCTCGCCACCGACGGGCTGTCCTCGACGCTCGCCGAGCCGAATCTGACCGCGCTCTCGGGCGAAACCGCCAGCTTCCTCGCCGGCGGCGAATTCCCGATCCCGATCAGCCAGGGCGTCGGCGGTGCGATCACCGTCGAATACAAGCAATATGGTGTCGGCCTCGCCTTCACTCCGATCGTGCTGGCCGACGGCCGGATCTCGATGCGGGTGCGGCCCGAGGTCAGCGAACTCAGCACCGAAGGGGCGCTCAAGCTCAACGGCTATGACGTCCCGGCGCTGACCACCCGTCGCGCCGAGACCACGGTCGAGCTGGGCTCGGGCCAGAGCTTCATGATCGGCGGCCTGCTGCGGGCGACCGCGTCCAACACGATCAGCAAGGCGCCGTTCCTCGGCGACCTGCCGATCCTCGGCGCGCTGTTCCGCTCGACCGGCTTCCGCAAGTCGGAGACCGAGCTGGTGATCGTGGTCACGCCGTATCTGGTCAAGCCGGTCAACGGGCAGCTCGCGACGCCGGTCGACGGCTATCGCGTGCCGCGTGACGGAACCGCCGCCTTGGAAGGCCAGATTTACAGCGGTGTCTCCGGCCCGCGTCCGGTCGCGGTCCAGGCCCGTCCGGGCATGGCCGTGAGCACCGCCGGCGCTGCCGCGGCCACCGCGGCTCCGGCCCCGGCCCCGGCGCCCGCCCCCGGCTTCAAGCTGTGA
- a CDS encoding CpaD family pilus assembly protein, which produces MTNKLSFLLLASAALAGCQVHRGVDEPARGLVAVNQPVVSRVDYAFDAAAPGGNLDPTEAARLDGWFRGLELSYGDVVSVDGPDAAAARGDIARVAGRYGMLVSDGAPVTPGAIPPGAVRVVVSRTRADVPGCPNWSVPSNPNYNNELMSNYGCSVNKNLAAMVANPSDLVSGRDPGSVSDPRVGTRAIESLRSQRPTGEGGLKDISTKSGGK; this is translated from the coding sequence ATGACCAACAAGCTTTCCTTCCTGCTCCTCGCCTCGGCCGCGCTGGCCGGGTGCCAGGTCCATCGCGGGGTCGACGAGCCCGCCCGCGGCCTCGTCGCGGTCAACCAGCCGGTGGTCTCGCGGGTCGATTATGCCTTCGACGCCGCGGCGCCGGGCGGCAACCTCGATCCGACCGAGGCCGCGCGCCTCGACGGCTGGTTCCGCGGGCTCGAGCTCAGCTACGGTGACGTGGTCAGCGTCGACGGTCCCGATGCCGCCGCCGCCCGCGGCGACATCGCCCGGGTCGCCGGCCGCTACGGCATGCTCGTCTCGGACGGCGCCCCGGTCACGCCGGGCGCGATCCCGCCGGGTGCCGTGCGCGTGGTCGTCAGCCGCACCCGCGCCGACGTGCCGGGCTGCCCGAACTGGTCGGTCCCGAGCAACCCCAATTACAACAACGAGCTGATGAGCAACTACGGTTGCTCGGTGAACAAGAACCTTGCCGCGATGGTCGCCAATCCCAGCGACCTCGTCAGCGGCCGCGACCCGGGCTCGGTCAGCGATCCCCGCGTCGGGACCCGCGCGATCGAATCGCTGCGCTCGCAGCGGCCGACCGGCGAAGGCGGGCTCAAGGACATCAGCACCAAGTCGGGAGGCAAGTAA